A window from Larimichthys crocea isolate SSNF chromosome XXIII, L_crocea_2.0, whole genome shotgun sequence encodes these proteins:
- the rttn gene encoding rotatin isoform X1, protein MELSPLIKKIGHSLVEIRVRALKSIISKLDHSLISVSDIVQEKMLFVFLLEWFNFPEVPMQEEVLELLSTLSKHPSAAQMLRDVGAVDFLTQLSPNVEPRLRAVIDSTLDQLFQLPELLPSHAMVYSHGQRTIAPTAPAVVPPEEHFPKKGYFHKSMPTHTDVPPQRIAVHESVRCLKFSVFPWLTLTNTDRHILSSNESSLRSSNPNLVQTTCELLRDVIMQDFPAEIFLQRPSIVKNLLSLLRLGSGKGEASYLHLQGVSCLRQLCVGLRRRLRFHQHPSFYSTKQDPVSQNSSFSYSHEVRTQRSQASSPGAECSPRPSVVGRTGQRARGDGQDGDAASNSGSSHRGGAAAQAPRQTPQSPADVTHLALPDIGVEDVLELQLQQLTLAQFTVATMEHAIPLLKTEGLHVFHRVLELLCDAVLLLGDSVCELVWDDRSLVGMELKEKLQACMELLGDILSYHESYLADIPHSSQVHHRMAYTGTAIFTIKLLQTIVPPEKACENLPESTATAIFHLCLDTSLGGLLPSMQETAVAYLEQVNSDSHDLYRRVIRAALWMESTCNFLKEAHAEGEKNWLELLELADQAIDGLPFHQHLPIVKECVHICSYLWKFDQPSPFLQTESQKLLLKLLSHPLLAVRTETYEHSLNLVKDCLGIQNVSRQEPGACDGVNFLLHHRVLYEISAFGLQDSAVKVNVAAKDMLLFLLKGRLMMTASTWDRFNEALYPVMPILQGYASTEESLGNCVLLISDMSDVARDVVFTSTAKLKAALRLLFTKQPTVRIAAVQQILPHITSDNDANTARPDLDQAVSSSFPNLYCLRNPLDITLDTSNKSVLKVESVEKLFCILSSDAVDISLRRSAAEQLSVVLQDTTMHPVLKNLGITDKVISSIVESVNGDKSLDCLLEPCVCILRKLVYADPSLRHSLAQRNLLLITLLRASLILKDNKGNGSEIAILMCLLLFDEIASIEIWSDKPNTDVILVPFSLPLSVIRRYNIPFQAASHHAVSPYCCVLPPSSDLLNLAPARQALQVAWNTAWHSGIDDFLEELHGISTDVQEFHPDLKLSEAQILSLRAAHLPAALQDCIQAIVTASGHSSVTSALSRLSLYLLIDRLALPHIPTHSCRDTLHSLSWQTAVTRFLQVRPACVEDERLLVGIVAFLNAYFKQMHSESESDPEDKDLRWMLELLLNQETESLLNLLLGVETQTSTQSPGEPEELKNHVSQRLQRELTSFFNLLLLRLTHTTDRLCLALAGPFKSQLAVRLLQSLRVSDAPRFYGLPSLERTLQGMVSLTAQPGWSSQCPDLEPTPLCSKYLSGLLEVVSSFYVEWGGNSLSFMGKGVTKNAVISLLHLSHEMMAESKDKDFISQWFLGNEAAADEGSASQLGLAWLIPLWVDRDQEVRFASLGLGAALSSVPSGCQALCASCQNISGGLWGTLLNILLDQQESSMVRREAAFILQNLLVMPMPANAEEAKDSHWQHPCVHDEESGVSLVGLPALQALLYHCQYFQHVALSASNCYQGRYTFHLQPRADAASGPRCESNSLDSENSLWLWRSDPQAPVINSSRPSSSLSTSSTVIRGSGSHTPKGPSPLNITEDTPASRLMAQGQSDTDTSNSVTSQDSRQGEPSSVEPVVMVTPDLMTAHCGLLTNLLAILPDFTLTAIRHNQLLQALAGLVDIGPIEKCLTELKTPNILPGEREDIKGQLVTLLQFLSSFSKLLQSCVVVSQELIGQMDFLKHLLTTLVAVLMLDTKGLDAGTQAVVCVCWADVFMLLATLVRRDSSAVYPSVSAALGRRWRTFAGTLSACVNGKLAEPLLHTVALRFLCTVFTEETKRLGVEVTTANSTNATALSDIVNGPSASQLCEMLLQSFEKRTLQDPFKKLTARALTTLLACSPTAQNYAAKAGLIDSCVEQMKQTHSQLHLESVRPGKASHRKKEEGYLKEVKLTVEILRSALYRNDECKVVATDARLTLALYALWPWLLLDDPAMEAALELLCVYTANCTTACSSLCGGGPGVAPGSKCTLSNSLMHSVMKLASGVAPDNSPIQKLAFSLLANLAMSRDCRGLLHKNNFLQAFPSVSMPKKVGGFKATSAGCLLGLWLKLLVNVSFAEDGQQSILRVTGALELLADLAQHRRHALLTLQNLCFCPANKPHVIANDKAMKVLLCCLDSKEMDTRCMGASALWALLHNNQRAKTTLKCPSVRLRIEEAHAISKKDAENKQQPMNSYLLKCLENLSQLLKN, encoded by the exons ATGGAGTTATCCCCACTTATAAAGAAAATAG GCCACTCTCTGGTGGAGATAAGAGTCCGAGCTTTGAAGAGCATCATATCCAAACTGGACCATTCCCTGATTTCCGTCTCTGACATCGTCCAAGAGaagatgctgtttgtgtttcttcttgaATGGTTCAACTTTCCAGAGGTGCCAATGCAGGAAGAGGTGCTTGAGCTGCTCTCTACGTTATCAAAG CATCCTAGTGCAGCCCAGATGCTAAGAGACGTTGGGGCGGTGGACTTCCTCACCCAACTGTCTCCCAATGTGGAACCCAGACTGCGAGCTGTCATCGACAGTACCTTGGACCAGCTGTTCCAGCTACCTGAGCTACTCCCTAGTCATGCAATGGTCTACTCGCATGGACAGCGTACTATAGCTCCAACAG CACCTGCAGTTGTTCCTCCTGAAGAGCATTTTCCTAAAAAGGGCTATTTCCACAAGAGCATGCCAACCCATACAGATGTACCTCCTCAGAGGATAGCAG TGCACGAGTCTGTGAGATGTCTGAAGTTTTCCGTGTTTCCATGGCTGACTCTGACAAACACGGACAGACACATACTTTCATCCAATGAGAG TTCTCTAAGGAGCAGCAACCCCAACTTGGTGCAGACCACATGCGAACTTTTGCGTGATGTTATTATGCAAGACTTTCCCGCTGAGATCTTCCTACAAAGGCCCAGTATTGTAAAG AACCTTCTGTCGCTGTTGAGGTTGGGTTCAGGTAAAGGTGAAGCGAGCTACCTCCACTTGCAGGGTGTATCCTGCCTGCGGCAGCTTTGTGTGGGTCTGAGGAGGAGGCTTCGATTTCATCAACATCCAAGCTTCTACTCTACAAAGCAAG ATCCAGTGTCCCAGAACTCGTCCTTTTCCTACTCCCATGAGGTGCGCACCCAGCGTTCCCAGGCTTCGTCCCCGGGGGCAGAGTGCTCTCCACGGCCCTCCGTGGTGGGACGCACAGGCCAGAGAGCTAGGGGAGATGGCCAAGACGGAGATGCAGCGTCCAacag TGGCAGCTCGCACAGAGGTGGAGCAGCGGCCCAGGCACCCAGGCAGACGCCCCAGTCACCCGCAGATGTAACCCATTTGGCACTTCCTGACATCGGGGTAGAAGATGTCCTGGAGCTgcagttacagcagctcactTTGGCTCAGTTCACTGTTGCCACCATGGAACATGCCATACCGCTGCTCAAGACGG AGGGTCTGCATGTGTTCCACCGTGTTCTGGAGCTGCTGTGCGACGCCGTCCTCCTGCTCGGGGACAGCGTTTGTGAGCTGGTCTGGGACGATCGCAGCCTGGTGGGGATGGAGCTG aaGGAGAAGCTACAAGCCTGTATGGAACTACTGGGGGATATCCTGAGCTACCATGAGAGCTATTTAGCAGACATTCCCCACAGCTCTCAGGTTCATCACAGAATGGCTTACACAGGCACCGCTATATTCACCATTAAACTTCTACAGACCATCGTCCCTCCCGAGAAG GCTTGTGAGAATCTCCCAGAAAGCACAGCAACAGCCATTTTCCACCTATGCTTGGACACGTCATTGGGAGGTTTATTACCCAGCATGCAAGAGACAGCAGTGGCCTATTTGGAGCAGGTGAACTCAGACAGCCATGATCTCTACAGGAGGGTGATCCGTGCTGCCCTTTGGATGGAATCCACTTGCAACTTTCTCAAGGAAGCACACGCTGAG GGAGAAAAGAACTGGTTGGAGTTACTGGAGCTGGCAGATCAAGCCATAGACGGCCTCCCGTTTCACCAGCATTTACCCATTGTCAAGGAATGTGTTCACATCTGCTCCTatct GTGGAAGTTTGATCAGCCCAGTCCATTCCTCCAGACAGAAAGCCAGAAACTCCTCCTCAAGCTGCTGTCCCATCCCTTATTAGCTGTCAGGACGGAAACATACGAACATTCTTTAAACCTGGTCAAG GACTGCCTTGGCATCCAGAATGTGTCACGACAGGAACCAGGAGCGTGCGATGGAGTCAACTTCCTTCTCCACCACAGAGTGCTCTATGAAATAAGCGCTTTTGGACTCCAGGATTCTGCAGTGAAG GTGAATGTTGCTGCCAAGGATATGCTGCTATTCCTGCTCAAGGGACGATTGATGATGACAGCATCAACCTGGGACAGATTCAATGAGGCACTTTACCCGGTCATGCCCATATTACAG ggtTACGCCAGCACTGAAGAGTCACTGGGAAACTGTGTCCTGCTGATAAGTGACATGTCGGACGTGGCAAGAGACGTCGTGTTTACATCCACAGCCAAGCTAAAAGCAGCGCTCCGACTCCTTTTCACTAAACAGCCCAC TGTGAGAATAGCAGCAGTGCAACAAATCCTGCCCCACATAACCAGCGATAATGATGCGAACACAGCCAGACCAGACCTGGATCAAGCAGTGAGCTCCTCATTCCCCAATCTCTACTGCCTCAGAAACCCATTAGACATCACTCTGGACACCAGCAACAAGTCTGTCCTTAAG GTGGAGTCGGTGGAGAAGCTGTTTTGTATCCTGTCCTCAGACGCTGTTGACATCTCCCTGAGAAGATCGGCGGCAGAGCAGCTGTCTGTAGTGCTACAAG ACACGACAATGCACCCAGTGCTGAAGAACCTCGGAATAACAGACAAAGTCATTTCTTCCATCGTGGAGAGCGTAAATGGCGACAAG AGCTTAGATTGCCTGCTGGAGCCTTGTGTATGTATCCTGAGGAAGCTGGTGTATGCAGATCCATCTCTGAGGCACAGCCTGGCACAGCGCAACCTCCTGCTCATCACACTGCTCAGGG CATCCTTGATATTGAAGGATAACAAAGGCAATGGAAGTGAGATTGCCATCTTGATGTGTTTACTGTTATTTGATGAGATTGCCAGCATTGAAATATG GTCAGACAAACCTAACACCGATGTAATCCTCGTGCCGTTCTCCCTACCGCTGTCAGTAATACGCAG GTACAACATCCCATTCCAGGCAGCGTCTCATCACGCAGTCAGCCCTTACTGCTGCGTCCTGCCGCCTTCCTCTGACCTCCTGAACCTGGCACCCGCCCGTCAAGCCCTGCAGGTGGCCTGGAACACTGCATGGCATTCCGGGATAGACGACTTCCTCGAGGAGCTGCACGGCATCTCGACTGATGTTCAAGA ATTTCACCCGGACTTAAAGCTGTCAGAAGCACAGATTCTGTCACTGCGGGCGGCGCACCTTCCCGCCGCGCTGCAGGACTGCATCCAGGCCATCGTCACGGCATCAGGACATAGTTCAGTGACCTCTGCCCTCTCCAGGCTCAGCCTCTATTTACTAATTGACAGACTGGCCCTCCCTCACATCCCTACCCACAGCTGCAGAGACACCCTTCACTCCCTCAGCTGGCAGACAGCAGTGACCAG GTTTCTCCAGGTGCGTCCAGCCTGTGTGGAGGACGAGAGGTTGCTAGTGGGCATTGTTGCATTTTTGAATGCCTACTTCAAACAGATGCACAGTGAGTCTGAATCTGACCCAGAGGATAAGGACCTGCGCTGGATGCTGGAGTTACTTCTCAACCAG GAGACAGAGTCCCTTCTTAATTTGCTGCTCGGCGTGGAGACCCAGACCTCAACTCAGAGCCCAGGAGAACCAGAAGAACTGAAGAACCATGTCAGCCAGAGACTGCAGAGAGAACTCACCAGCTTCTTTAACCTCTTGCTCCTCCGACTGACACACACCACGGACAG GCTGTGTCTGGCATTAGCAGGGCCCTTCAAGAGCCAGCTGGCAGTCCGTTTGCTTCAGAGCCTGCGGGTGTCTGACGCTCCTCGTTTCTATGGCCTTCCCAGCCTGGAGAGGACACTGCAGGGCATGGTCAGCCTGACTGCCCAGCCTGGCTGGAGCTCCCAGTGCCCTGATCTGGAGCCCACCCCCCTCTGCTCCAAATATCTCAGCGGGCTATTAGAG GTGGTCTCCTCATTTTATGTAGAGTGGGGAGGCAACTCTCTGTCGTTCATGGGGAAAGGTGTGACCAAGAATGCTGTTATCTCTTTGCTTCACCTGTCCCATGAGATGATGGCAGAGAGCAAGGACAAG GACTTCATATCCCAGTGGTTTTTGGGGAACGAGGCGGCTGCTGACGAGGGTAGTGCCTCTCAGCTTGGTTTGGCCTGGCTCATCCCACTATGGGTGGACAGAGATCAAGAG GTGAGATTTGCCAGTTTGGGTTTGGGTGCAGCTCTGTCCTCGGTGCCCAGCGGGTGCCAGGCTCTCTGTGCCAGCTGTCAGAACATCAGCGGAGGTTTGTGGGGCACGTTGCTCAACATCCTTTTGGATCAGCAGGAGAGCAGCATGGTCCGCAGAGAG GCTGCATTTATCCTGCAGAACTTGTTGGTGATGCCCATGCCTGCCAACGCAGAGGAGGCAAAGGACTCCCACTGGCAG caTCCATGTGTGCATGATGAGGAATCTGGTGTATCTTTGGTGGGTCTTCCAGCGCTCCAGGCTCTGCTTTACCACTGTCAGTACTTCCAACATGTGGCGCTCTCTGCCTCGAATTGTTACCAGGGCAGGTACACTTTCCACCTGCAACCTCGTGCTGACGCCGCCAGTGGGCCAAGGTGCGAGAGCAATTCACTGG ATTCTGAGAATTCTCTGTGGCTTTGGCGAAGCGACCCACAGGCGCCCGTTATTAACTCTAGCAGACCTTCCAGCTCCCTCTCCACGTCCAGCACTGTG ATTAGAGGTTCAGGGTCACACACCCCAAAGGGTCCCTCCCCATTGAACATCACAGAAGATACTCCTGCCAGCAGACTGATGGCTCAAG GCCAGAGTGACACAGACACCAGCAACTCAGTTACCTCCCAAGACTCCCGACAGGGCGAGCCCTCGTCAGTGGAGCCCGTTGTCATGGTAACTCCGGACCTCATGACGGCCCACTGCGGCCTGCTGACTAACCTGCTGGCCATCCTGCCAGATTTCACCCTCACTGCCATCCGACACAACCAGCTCCTCCAGGCGCTGGCCGG tCTGGTGGATATTGGGCCCATCGAGAAATGTCTGACTGAGCTGAAGACACCCAACATCCtaccaggagagagagaagacatcAAGGGCCAG CTCGTCACCCTACTTCAGTTCCTATCCAGCTTCTCCAAACTGCTGCAGTCATGTGTCGTGGTGAGCCAGGAGCTGATTGGCCAGATGGACTTCCTGAAACATCTGTTGACTACTCTGGTGGCAGTGCTCATGCTGGATACCAAAGGATTAG ATGCAGGTACCCAGGCCGTGGTTTGTGTGTGCTGGGCAGACGTGTTTATGCTCCTGGCTACTCTGGTGAGGAGGGACAGCTCAGCAGTGTACCCATCTGTCTCTGCTGCGCTGGGGAGACGCTGGCGGACATTTGCAG gaaCATTATCAGCGTGTGTGAATGGAAAACTCGCAGAGCCTCTTCTTCACACGGTGGCCTTGCGGTTTCTCTGTACAGTTTTCActgaggagacaaagagactgGGTGTAGAGGTCACGACCGCAAACTCTACAAACGCTACTGCTTTGTCTGACATTGTGAATGGTCCCTCGGCCAGCCAGCTGTGTGAAATGTTACTGCAG AGTTTTGAGAAGAGGACCCTTCAGGATCCTTTCAAGAAGCTAACAGCCAGAGCTCTGACGACACTGTTAGCCTGCAGTCCCACAGCTCAAAACTATGCAGCTAAAG CTGGTCTAATTGACAGCTGTGTGGAGCAAATGAAGCAAACTCACTCCCAGCTCCACCTGGAGTCGGTCCGACCCGGCAAGGCTTCTCACCGCAAAAAG GAAGAAGGCTATTTAAAGGAAGTCAAGCTGACTGTGGAGATCCTGCGGAGCGCTCTTTACCGCAACGATGAATGCAAA GTGGTGGCCACAGATGCTCGCCTAACACTGGCACTCTATGCTCTTTGGCCTTGGCTCCTGTTGGACGACCCCGCTATGGAGGCGGCGCTGGAGCTTCTGTGTGTCTACACAGCCAACTGCACCAcag CATGCAGTTCTCTTTGTGGCGGTGGCCCCGGTGTTGCACCAGGATCTAAATGCACCCTTAGCAACTCTCTGATGCACTCTGTCATGAAGCTGGCCTCAGGGGTCGCCCCAGATAACAGCCCTATCCAGAAGCTCGCCTTCTCTCTCTTGGCTAACCTTGCCATGTCCCGTGACTGCCGAGGCCTTCTGCACAAG AATAATTTTCTGCAGGCCTTTCCATCGGTGTCAATGCCCAAGAAGGTGGGCGGTTTTAAGGCCACGTCTGCTGGTTGCCTACTGGGCCTGTGGCTGAAGCTGCTGGTCAATGTCTCGTTCGCGGAGGACGGCCAGCAGAGTATCCTTAGGGTGACCGGAGCCCTGGAACTGTTGGCAGACCTGGCCCAGCACCGGCGCCATGCGCTGCTCACCCTTCAAAACCTCTGCTTCTGCCCTGCCAACAAGCCACACGTCATTGCCAACG ACAAAGCCATGAAGGTTTTGCTATGCTGTCTGGACAGTAAAGAGATGGACACACGCTGTATGGGAGCTTCTGCACTTTGGGCGTTGCTCCATAACAATCAGagg GCCAAGACTACTTTGAAGTGTCCCTCTGTTCGACTGAGAATTGAGGAGGCACACGCCATCTCGAAGAAGG ATGCAGAGAACAAGCAGCAACCTATGAACAGCTATCTGTTGAAGTGCCTTGAAAATCTTTCCCAGCTGCTAAAAAACTGa